From a single Miscanthus floridulus cultivar M001 chromosome 8, ASM1932011v1, whole genome shotgun sequence genomic region:
- the LOC136470828 gene encoding putative F-box protein At1g65770, which translates to MAAAGWSSLPADLLKEISGRLSSDADLLHIHQVCPHWRASTSLPAACRPWVVAGRARRSGLIPIGDYSLRLPRRGARRIEVGAPPAGFPYCCGTSRGWLALVDDDRSPTRLVLWEFLSNTEISLPCPSPLTRIFVSDDPLISSNWFAIATQRKGRIGQKTLLWRPGDADWTMMYERGTFEIGSIAFLEGKAYYIDVEKNIIICDLNTPSPKCTRMYNICSVVNQLCKCDRFHPMRGVHLVACNGELLLVVLRLGNHPSPAEVYKPEWMPDLQVELHERVMDLGDYSLFVGRGDTFSLSAKEFPSIKRNCVYYADNKPYNQKYWISMFHLGSDVMEEIPYPEELKQDATNWTPHDWFCPRKPNWTPHAWFCPRKPLRSNELGAGKAFV; encoded by the coding sequence ATGGCTGCCGCCGGCTGGTCGTCCCTCCCCGCCGATCTCCTCAAGGAGATCTCCGGCCGGCTGTCCTCCGACGCCGACCTCCTCCACATCCACCAGGTCTGCCCCCACTGGCGAGCTTCCACCTCTCTCCCAGCCGCCTGCCGCCCATGGGTCGTTGCTGGCCGCGCTCGGCGGAGCGGATTGATACCAATCGGCGACTACTCACTCCGCCTCCCTCGTCGCGGTGCGCGGAGGATAGAAGTCGGTGCTCCTCCGGCCGGCTTCCCTTACTGCTGCGGCACGTCCCGGGGTTGGCTCGCCTTGGTCGACGACGACCGATCCCCAACGCGGCTCGTGCTGTGGGAATTTCTCTCCAATACGGAGATCTCTCTCCCATGTCCGAGCCCTCTCACCCGGATCTTTGTCTCCGATGATCCGCTCATATCGTCCAACTGGTTTGCGATTGCTACGCAGCGCAAGGGTCGGATAGGGCAGAAGACGCTCCTCTGGCGCCCTGGAGATGCCGACTGGACCATGATGTATGAGCGAGGTACGTTCGAAATTGGCTCCATCGCATTCCTGGAAGGAAAAGCATACTACATCGATGTGGAGAAAAACATTATCATCTGTGATCTCAACACTCCTTCTCCCAAGTGTACTCGGATGTACAATATTTGCTCCGTAGTGAATCAGCTCTGCAAGTGTGACAGGTTTCATCCCATGCGTGGGGTGCACCTGGTAGCCTGCAACGGCGAGCTGTTGCTTGTGGTGTTGCGTTTGGGAAACCATCCATCGCCGGCTGAAGTTTACAAGCCAGAGTGGATGCCGGACCTGCAAGTGGAGCTCCACGAGAGGGTGATGGACCTTGGTGACTACTCGCTGTTTGTGGGTCGAGGGGACACTTTTTCCCTCTCTGCAAAGGAGTTTCCTTCGATCAAGAGGAATTGTGTTTACTACGCAGATAATAAACCTTACAACCAAAAGTATTGGATATCTATGTTCCATTTGGGATCTGATGTTATGGAAGAAATCCCTTACCCAGAGGAGCTCAAGCAAGACGCAACCAACTGGACACCGCATGACTGGTTTTGTCCTAGAAAACCCAACTGGACACCGCATGCCTGGTTTTGTCCTAGAAAACCCTTAAGAAGCAATGAGTTAGGTGCAGGTAAGGCCTTTGTCTAG